TGATTACGGCTGGATTCAATCCATATCGCTGAAGCTCAGCGCTCTAGAGCAATTTAAAGGTAAAGGTCATTTcctattgagccgacatatgcagcgtttaccgggAATGCAGTCTCATCTAACACGGGAACactacctttacatttctatcaccCTGTAGCGCAGCTCTACAGCACCACAGACTGAATCCAGTCGTAAGTGAGATCATTAAATCCTTCACCAAGCACAAAATGTATGTCATGTGTCAATAATGATTACAATGTGTTAATATCGACTTGGGGAATGAGACACTGTGTAATCATACATTATCATGACCAAAGTGATCAAACTCATAAAAATGTTCTGTTACAGACAATGACAAGTCCAACGAGGACAGGCAGAAAGAGGAGGATCTTCTCCAGCAGATCCACAAGCTGGTGGAGACCAGAGATTTCCTTGTTGACGATGTGGAGTTTGAGAGGCTAAGGCAAGTGAGACCGACTGGGGTTCGAAACCAGGTGTCATGCTCACCAGAACACTGTTAGCtctctgagctaaagcctaggcatttaCCTTGGAGTCCCAACGTACAGTATGTCGTCAGGTCTCAGACCAGGTCATCACGGGAGCGTGGTTCTGAACCACCTATGTTACAGAACTCTGTTCCATCTGCCTTGTCCCCCCCCcagaaatacaaatacaaatacaatacgAGGTAATAATTGATTGTTTTTGAGGCATGTGAAGACACCCAGGGAGAAAGGGCATGAGGATATGGAGTCTTAGTCATCGCTAGCAGGAACAGACAGAAATGTAGCGTTTCTAGTTTCACTCATCCATTTTTCTCTCCTCTacagggaaagggaggaggacaAAGAAATGGCTGATTTCCTCCAGTCCAAGTTccccagaaactccaagaagaaaggtgtgtgtgtgtgtgtgtgtgtgtgtgtgtgtgtgtgtgtgtgtgtgtgtgtgtgtgtgtgtgtgtgtgtgtgtgtgtgtgtgtgtgtgtgtgtgtgtgtgcgtgtgtgtagtcaTAGTGAGTTATTATTTTCCATTCAAATGCTCAATTGTATGTCTCAACGTTTTCAAGTATTCACTTTGAGGCAGTAAGAGTCAGTGGCCTTGATTTGATGACGATTTCTTTGGACAGTTTGGCGCCTCTTTCTTGTTAAATTCTTTCTTCCctactgaagcatttatttttgaAACTATGTTTTTCACCCACAAAAATGCATACATCTTTGAACTGGCTCCCCACCGAGCAAAATTTGTTTTCATCAGCGTGTATTCTGCTCATATCAGATCATCTGAaggcgtgtgtgtgcatgcatgtgtctgcGTACCCTTGTGTCTGGGTgagtctgaatgtgtgtgtcatTATGTCTGATCTACTACTGCATCACCAATGCTCCACCTGGTACATCCCCATATCCTCTGACTgactccacctcctcttccccaGGTCAGATGCCAGCCAGACGGCTAACGCCCAGGGCCCAGCAGACCTCGTCCCCCTTCACCAAGACAGgcctgtccctgctgaaggagTGCTGTGGCTTCACCTGCTCCATCATGTAGGCCGGGCCCTCAGGGGCTCTACCATGGAGCCAAAATAGAACCCTGTTCCATCACAGTTTCAGCTTTCCAACCCGAGTAACACTTGAAGTACGGACAGACAACCAGCCAGTGGAGTAGGTTGGGTATGTCGCCAGGATGAGATTAGTGGTGTTTTATCTCCCAGTCTATGCTGCATCCCGTCTGGGCTGTGTTTCTCTTTCActcctttgtttctctctctctccctgtccaaccctccctgtctctctctctgcccaaccctccctgtctctctctctcgctctctccctgtccaaccctctctctctctctctctctctctctctctctctctctctctctctctctctccctgtccaaccctctctctctctctctctctctctctctctctctctctctctctctctctctctctcccctgtccaaccctccctccccctctctctacctctctccctgtccaacccccctctctctctctctctctctctcacattaggGCTCCAGTCCTATCTGCACTTCTAGTTGGGTTCTATACCCAGTGTCCCCTCTCCGCATCAGGCTCATCCCCCATGAGGCTGTGCAATGATCTTCCGTCGTCTGTATCAGACTATTCTCATTCATCATTGTCAGAGTCCCTCCTACTGCCTCTCCCCGCCTCTCAATGGTGTCACCAATGCTCTCAGAGCAGTTCATTCTGGACTATCTCACTGGCTTTGGTACCTTTATACCTAGAACCTGTCCCTTCATCGAGATTGGATGTAAACGTAATTTGCATGAGTCAGATATTGCTATCAAATGATGTACAAAGCTCTGCTTGTCTACCAGTGGCAGATGTTAAATATTGCTGCCCCGGTGTAGATGATTATTTATGATGCCTGAGACTAAACCCAACAGTGaagatgtactgtacagtattttCTAATTGGAACATCATACATACATCTTTTTAAGCCCTGTGTAGCCTCCTTAACTCTTTTACCTTTCAAATTGCTGTAGTTGCCTTTGAACAGACTTCCCACTGGCTCACTAATTCATAGTCAGCGTTAATTGACGGCAGCCTAATCATGCTGCCAGGTCAATGTTAGCCAGACATGCAACTGATGGGCTAATTAATGTTTCGTGATAAGAGTATGGTTTCGTGATAACGTGACACTAACGTCAGACTTTAAGCAACTCACAAAAAAAAAGAGGTCATTAGTCACAGACTTGACAACTACGTCCAATGAAGAGGCCTTTAGGAGTGACTGAACATACTGAACAACTTAGCTTAGCAGATGACTCATCACTCGCTTCCtttcctgttgttgttgttatttaatACATACACTCAAAGTATATATTTTATGTGACTACAAAATGACTCGTCCTTCCACATTGCTGACTTTACACACACTAGAGGTTAGTGTACAGTATACCGATCAGCAGGAAAGGTTTCCACCGTAACAACAGTCATTTTGAGTGGAACTGCAGCTCACTGCAGCTAACATTGTTGCACTGTATTACTGACAGCATGTTATTACTGACAACATGTTAAACTGTATAGGTCTACTGTAAACTGTGTCGGTAATTGTCAGTAATTACTAGGCAGTCCGTGTCAACACGGAACCACAGTTCAGTGTCAAGCCTCTCCATGGCTACTCATTGGAAATGGAGATGATAACTTTTCAGTGGTCGCCCTAGCAACCACGGCGTAGGAAGTCCGAACATACTGTATACAATGAGAAAAAAGCACTACATTACACACACGTTGGTTTATGTTGGgtgtgtttttaaaaatgtattctcTGAAATCAGGGTCCCTCTGAAGTCTCCTCTGAAAGCAGGGTTTCTCTGAAGTCTCCTCTGAAATCAGGGTTCCTCTGAAGTCTCCTCTGAAATCAGGGTTCCTCTGAAGTCTCCTCTGAATTCAGGGTTCCTCTGAAGTCTCCTCTGAAATCAGAGTTCCTCCGAAGTCTCCTCTGAAATCAGGGTTCCTCTGAAGTCTCCTCTGAAATCAGGGTCCCTTTGAAGTCTCCTCTGAAAGCAGGGTTCCTCTGAAGTCTCCTCTGAAGTCTCCTCTGAAATCAGGGTTCctctgtagtctcctctgaaaTCAAGGGTCTTTTCTTTCCTAGGCAGCCCCTATGACATGCTATTGAATGTTGGTACCGTCACCACACCTCAATTATAAAACACAATTTCATCATGCACCATTTGCCACGCTCATCCCTTATTCCCAAGAACAAGGTGGTCATTTTGTGTTAgccaggggagggaaggagaggggtagtCTGGCTGACACGACCCACATGACTATACAGCGAAGAGCTGTGACCCACTTCGAGGACTTCGAAAGCTGGTGTTAGCCAGAccaagagagatggaggagaggaaggataagCTAGTGTGAGTCAtcagtagtagagagaggagagagctttGACAAAGTTCCTGTTGTTGTCGCGAGTGTCCTTGGTGAGCTGCCAGAACGGTTAGTTTTGTCAATCAAACAAGCAGCAGGCATAATCCGGTGACCCCCACGCTCTATCTCTGCACCTCACAACGCTTTCCTCTGAGCAGGGGGGACACGGGGGAAGTGACACGTGGGTGACATGTAGCTGTCATCACAAGGTTGCTATGACCACCCTTGTTTTGGCAGCATACCTAACCCTGAGTTGGTTCTCTCTCCTTGTATCACAGCAACAATGCTGGATTGAAGTGTTAGTTGTCAAGAACTCAATACTACTGCATTGCTCTCCCACCTAATCCGAATCTGTCAACCTCAACTCAATACTTCTGCATTGCTCTCCCACCTAATCCGAATCTGTCAACCTCAACTCAATACTTCTGCATTGCTCTCCCACCTAATCCGAATCTGTCAACCTCAACTCAATACTTCTGCATTGCTCTCCCACCTAATCCGAATCTGTCAACCTCAACTCAATACTTCTGCATTGCTCTCCCACCTAATCCGAATCTGTCAACCTCAACTCAATACTTCTGCATTGCTCTCCCACCTAATCCGAATCTGTCAACCTCAACTCAATACTTCTGCATTGCTCTCCCACCTAATCCGAATCTGTCAAGCCAGTATAGTCACATAACAGTGCCCTCCAGAGGCATCATGCCCATTGAAACTGAGGGACATGTGCCCCCTTAATATCATCCGTTTATAGGAtgaaattgaagaaaaaaaacacactagTAGTGTTTGAGAGGATGTTGCACACTTTAACTTTAAGCAAGTCGATGTTGATGGGAGGATGAGTATAGCCCGAAGGGTTTATCTTACTTGAAGATTCCAGAATGCACTCTAGTTCGTCTCTCCTTTGTATTgctgtgtatactgtgtgtgtgtttgtgctcggGCCCACTTTAAAGTGCGATATGATGGAGACAATTCAATTCTCTTTTATTACTCCTCCTCCACACATACCCCTCTTTTGTcattttctctcctttcctctcttatccccccctccctctttctctccttccctctcttatccccctcctcttctttatccccctctccttccctctcttatcccccctccccccccctctttctctccttccctctcttatcccccccccctccctatttctctccttccctctcttatccccccctctcccttccctctttctctccttccccctctcttatccccctctttctctcctccctatttctctccttccctctcttatccccctccctctttctctccttccctctcttattccccctccctctttttctccttctcttttgACAAGGTCTCTGGAGCCTGATGTCTCACtcgcttcatctctctctctctctctctctctctctctctctctctctctctgtctctctctctctctctctctctctctctctctctctctctctctctctctctctctctctgtctctctctctctctctctctctctctctctctctctctctctctctctctctctctctctctctctctctcctgtctctctcctgtctctctcctgtctctctttctgggtGTTAGGGAGCAGGATGTGTCTAATGCTGTGTTGCTGTCAGTTTAGCTCCAATGGTCCACAGTCATACGGCCTCTCATGAAACCTGTCAACCAAAACAGTGTTGTGCTTTGTTTTTTCTTGTTTCGGGGAATTTGTATGTGTGGATAATGTATTATCAGGACATTGGCTATTTCATAGAGTGGAGAAACCAGTAAAAGCAAGTATTTTTGTATTTGACAGACCTGTTGTTGTTGGAAAGGTTTCATTATTCTGTGTTCATTGATTGTACAGTATGTTTttattagatgtgtgtgtatatcctgAGAATAGAGTGTAAAGTCAATGCTTCAGCGGCTGTATTTGTTACTGCATGCATATTGTAGCAATGTTGAATTGAATCGTGTAGCTTACTATATTTATGTATATTGAATGTCCAGTCATTCATCATCTTTGCTTCACTGAAATATGTGTCGTAACAAGGAAATAATAACATTTCCAAAGAACCTAAGTGGAACAGGACAAAGCGTAACTCTAAGATGATATATTAAAAGATTGTGTATGTATAATCTGTGCCAAATATTTGGGAATCGTATGAAATTGTG
This Oncorhynchus tshawytscha isolate Ot180627B linkage group LG32, Otsh_v2.0, whole genome shotgun sequence DNA region includes the following protein-coding sequences:
- the LOC112230272 gene encoding bMERB domain-containing protein 1; amino-acid sequence: MEKENKHGSSHQYGSLECTKWNTDNSKTEEDIVSMADSTITIDDIEGELFKIDRIRDVLVRRESELRYMMDDIQLCKEITRLKKELQKLVSIPDNDKSNEDRQKEEDLLQQIHKLVETRDFLVDDVEFERLREREEDKEMADFLQSKFPRNSKKKGQMPARRLTPRAQQTSSPFTKTGLSLLKECCGFTCSIM